The Brachyspira hyodysenteriae ATCC 27164 genome includes a window with the following:
- the hydF gene encoding [FeFe] hydrogenase H-cluster maturation GTPase HydF, with product MNDTPNSNRTHIAIFGRRNAGKSSIINAIANQYIAIVSNTAGTTTDPVKKAIEINGIGACTIVDTAGFDDDGELGALRIERTKKIMESSDIALFVFDASFINNDYSLELKWKNKLESLEIPIIAVLNKIDLNADYKNIEQNIKEIFNLETVSISAYNKINIDKLIDAIKLTIPKTEEISITGHIIKEDDIVMLVMPQDIQAPKGRLILPQVQTIRDILDNKAVIIASTFDKFENALKALSKAPKVIITDSQVFKEVEKLKPKESLLTSFSVLFARYKGDEKIYKKGADFIDNLTKDSKILIAESCTHIPLEGDIGRVKIPNLLKNKFGFEFDIDYVAGNDFPNDLSKYDLVIHCGGCMGTRKHILNRIRICEEQNIPITNYGMTIAKINGVQYI from the coding sequence ATGAATGATACACCAAATTCAAATAGAACTCATATTGCAATATTTGGAAGAAGAAATGCAGGTAAATCTAGTATTATAAATGCTATTGCCAATCAGTATATAGCAATAGTTTCCAATACTGCAGGAACAACTACTGATCCGGTTAAAAAAGCTATAGAAATAAATGGTATAGGTGCATGTACTATTGTTGACACTGCAGGCTTTGATGATGATGGAGAGCTTGGAGCTTTAAGAATAGAAAGAACAAAAAAAATAATGGAGTCATCTGATATAGCTTTATTTGTTTTTGATGCTAGTTTTATAAATAATGATTATTCATTAGAGCTTAAATGGAAAAATAAACTTGAAAGTTTAGAGATACCAATTATAGCAGTTTTAAATAAAATAGATTTAAATGCTGATTATAAAAATATAGAACAAAATATAAAAGAAATTTTTAATTTAGAAACTGTTTCAATAAGTGCTTATAATAAAATTAATATAGATAAATTAATTGATGCTATAAAATTAACGATTCCAAAAACAGAAGAAATAAGTATAACAGGACATATAATAAAAGAGGATGATATAGTAATGCTTGTTATGCCACAGGATATTCAAGCTCCTAAAGGCAGACTTATTCTTCCTCAAGTTCAAACTATAAGAGATATTTTGGATAATAAAGCTGTGATAATTGCTTCGACATTTGATAAGTTTGAAAATGCATTAAAAGCATTAAGCAAAGCACCTAAAGTAATAATAACAGATTCCCAGGTTTTTAAAGAGGTAGAAAAATTAAAACCTAAAGAAAGTTTATTAACTTCTTTTTCAGTTCTTTTTGCACGTTATAAAGGAGATGAGAAAATCTATAAAAAAGGTGCTGATTTTATAGATAATTTAACAAAGGACAGTAAAATATTAATAGCAGAAAGCTGTACTCATATACCATTGGAAGGAGATATAGGCAGAGTAAAAATTCCAAATTTATTAAAAAATAAATTTGGTTTTGAATTTGATATAGATTATGTTGCAGGTAATGATTTTCCAAATGATTTATCGAAATATGATTTGGTTATACATTGCGGAGGATGCATGGGTACTAGAAAACATATTTTAAATAGAATAAGAATATGCGAAGAGCAGAATATACCTATAACTAATTACGGTATGACTATAGCAAAGATTAATGGAGTTCAATATATATAA
- the hydE gene encoding [FeFe] hydrogenase H-cluster radical SAM maturase HydE, with protein sequence MININKAKEIINKIEIEEKISKEDALTLLSSFEYDNNINIKKLNEEEKVEVKNLKEYLRLKAREKADKVFGKYVFMRGLIEFTNYCKNDCIYCGIRKSNKNAERYRLDKEDILSCCELGYEIGFRTFVLQGGEDPYYNLEIMSDIVEAIKTKYPDCALTLSIGEKEEEYYKALKEKGANRFLLRHETSDDIHYSKLHPTDMSLENRKKCLRTLKKLGYQTGTGIMVGSPHQTLENIADDFVFMQEIKPEMIGIGPFLPHKDTPFANEKKGELELTLILISILRLIFPLSLIPATTALGTIKEGGREMGILCGANVVMPNLSPMSVRKKYLLYNDKLATGTESAEGVKSLRINMENIGYILTGMRGDFDINRHS encoded by the coding sequence TTGATTAATATAAATAAAGCAAAAGAAATTATTAATAAAATAGAAATAGAAGAAAAAATATCAAAAGAAGATGCTTTAACTCTATTATCATCTTTTGAATATGATAATAATATCAATATAAAAAAATTAAATGAAGAAGAAAAAGTAGAAGTAAAGAACTTAAAAGAATATCTAAGACTAAAAGCAAGAGAAAAAGCTGATAAAGTATTCGGAAAATATGTTTTTATGCGCGGGCTTATAGAGTTTACTAATTATTGTAAGAATGACTGTATATACTGCGGGATAAGAAAAAGTAATAAAAATGCAGAGAGATACAGACTTGATAAAGAAGATATTTTATCATGCTGCGAACTTGGTTATGAAATAGGATTTAGAACTTTTGTACTTCAGGGCGGTGAAGACCCTTATTATAATTTAGAAATTATGTCTGATATAGTTGAAGCAATTAAAACAAAATATCCGGATTGTGCTTTGACATTATCAATAGGCGAAAAAGAAGAAGAGTATTATAAAGCATTAAAAGAAAAAGGTGCTAATAGATTTTTGCTTAGACATGAAACTTCTGATGATATTCACTATTCAAAACTTCACCCTACAGATATGAGTTTAGAAAATAGAAAAAAATGTTTAAGAACTTTAAAAAAATTAGGATATCAAACAGGTACAGGTATAATGGTTGGAAGTCCTCATCAAACTTTAGAAAATATAGCTGATGATTTTGTTTTTATGCAGGAGATAAAACCTGAAATGATAGGTATAGGGCCTTTTCTTCCGCATAAAGATACTCCTTTTGCCAATGAAAAAAAAGGAGAGTTGGAACTTACGTTAATACTCATAAGTATACTTCGTCTAATTTTTCCATTGTCTTTGATACCTGCTACCACTGCTTTAGGTACTATTAAAGAAGGCGGACGTGAAATGGGTATACTTTGCGGGGCAAATGTTGTTATGCCTAATTTATCTCCTATGAGTGTGAGAAAAAAATATTTGCTTTATAATGATAAGCTTGCTACAGGTACTGAATCTGCTGAAGGAGTTAAAAGCCTTAGAATCAATATGGAAAATATTGGATATATTCTTACAGGTATGAGAGGGGATTTTGATATTAACAGACATAGTTAA
- a CDS encoding TrkH family potassium uptake protein, with product MKNIFNNKLNNPSNPNKTFIQAIDEFLRRISNLIAIAGSIFAIFVLLMQVRQINVYNFYIYNYDKIINIITICFVFILIDQIRIAPRKLYIVVPIIQLIGLLLLNFFSRKYYDVYANRIIWTIAGSILFFLVIVINWLRLSYSKFTLYQMIIASFIFVITLGSLLLYLPLSTVTGKLSFVDALFTATSAVCVTGLSVIDISKEFTLFGQIVLITLIQIGGLGIMSISAIVLLFSISKGSVQDRVRTLEMFNTQNKDIIQSTIKVIFLSTFLIELLGAVSLFTVIDTNDRLGMRIFSSVFHSISAFCNAGFSLYTDNLHQYSANVVVNVTIMLLITLGGIGYPVMLTVTRAIINKFKGKRYVFDVQARIVIFTSILLIILGSAFIFFNEYSNSLKDLPLKEKILVSLFQSVSPRTAGFETIAYSSMSSVTIGVVIFLMFVGASPNSTGGGVKTTTLFVFMFSVITAIFNRPYIVVNGRKIKDDTVNKSVAIVTLAIAISVLASFIMFYIEKSNSMMPILFEAVSAISTVGLSLGITPTVTIWSKLILIVLMFIGRVGYLTLFMSIGSINQGKYGIIDLPTGEVTIG from the coding sequence ATGAAAAATATTTTTAATAATAAACTTAATAATCCAAGTAATCCTAATAAAACTTTTATTCAGGCTATAGATGAGTTTTTAAGAAGAATATCAAATTTAATAGCGATAGCAGGATCTATATTTGCAATATTTGTTCTTTTAATGCAGGTAAGACAAATTAATGTTTATAACTTTTACATATATAATTATGATAAGATTATTAATATCATAACAATATGTTTTGTATTTATACTTATAGATCAAATAAGAATAGCACCTAGGAAACTTTATATAGTTGTGCCGATTATTCAGCTTATAGGTTTATTACTTTTAAATTTTTTCAGCAGAAAATATTATGATGTATATGCAAATAGAATAATATGGACTATAGCAGGTTCTATACTTTTCTTTTTAGTTATAGTAATAAATTGGCTTAGGCTTTCATACTCTAAGTTTACATTATATCAGATGATTATAGCTTCTTTTATATTTGTTATAACATTAGGAAGTTTGCTTTTATATTTGCCTTTGAGTACAGTAACAGGTAAATTATCATTTGTAGATGCTTTGTTTACAGCTACTAGTGCGGTATGCGTTACGGGGCTTAGTGTTATAGATATTTCAAAAGAGTTTACTCTTTTTGGACAGATTGTATTGATTACTCTTATTCAAATAGGAGGACTTGGTATTATGTCCATATCTGCAATAGTACTTTTATTTTCTATAAGTAAAGGTAGTGTACAGGATAGGGTAAGAACTTTGGAAATGTTTAATACACAGAATAAAGATATAATACAGTCTACTATAAAAGTGATTTTTTTATCCACATTTTTAATAGAATTATTGGGTGCCGTTTCTCTATTTACTGTTATAGATACTAATGATAGATTAGGAATGCGTATATTTTCTTCGGTATTTCACTCTATAAGTGCATTTTGTAATGCAGGTTTTTCTCTTTACACTGATAATCTTCATCAATATTCTGCTAATGTTGTAGTTAATGTTACTATTATGCTGCTTATAACTCTTGGAGGTATAGGATATCCTGTTATGCTTACTGTTACTAGGGCTATCATTAATAAATTCAAAGGTAAAAGATATGTATTTGACGTTCAGGCTAGAATAGTAATATTTACAAGTATTCTTCTTATAATTCTTGGAAGTGCATTTATTTTCTTTAATGAGTATTCAAATTCATTGAAAGATTTGCCTTTAAAAGAAAAAATATTGGTTTCTTTATTTCAAAGTGTAAGTCCAAGAACAGCAGGTTTTGAAACAATCGCTTATAGTTCTATGAGCAGTGTTACTATAGGAGTTGTTATATTTTTAATGTTTGTAGGAGCTTCTCCTAACAGTACAGGCGGCGGTGTAAAAACTACTACTTTATTTGTATTTATGTTTTCAGTAATAACAGCAATTTTTAACAGACCATATATTGTAGTTAATGGCAGAAAAATAAAAGATGATACAGTTAATAAGTCAGTTGCCATAGTTACACTTGCAATAGCTATTTCTGTATTAGCTTCATTTATCATGTTTTATATAGAAAAATCAAATAGTATGATGCCTATACTTTTTGAGGCAGTATCAGCAATAAGCACAGTAGGACTTTCTCTTGGTATAACACCAACTGTTACAATATGGAGTAAATTGATACTTATTGTTTTAATGTTTATTGGTAGGGTAGGTTATCTTACTTTGTTTATGAGTATAGGTTCTATTAATCAAGGAAAATACGGTATAATAGATTTACCTACAGGCGAGGTAACTATAGGATAA
- the yqeC gene encoding selenium cofactor biosynthesis protein YqeC, with translation MSEIIIVCGAGGKTSYIRQIAEDNKDKKVVITTTTKIFKPKNYTETINNHSFDNDNIIVLGKEYDEKKLMYAGDVELENAIKYADIVLIEADGAKYHPLKIPNAEEPVIPKFLYARISQIVIIMGLHSLGRKFKEVCFRYNLCSEIEPERIVDLDTINYIADKYYINKLRCKCSNIKLYLNDFSKNNYIYYKKTAFIILASGKSERFNGNKLIHKFKSLDNKTLFEKTIDKISDVRKLFKENEKLKNIETFVIVVSVYDDIINKKFENKDYYAFYNDNRNEGISASIKLGINEALKLKADSFAFFVCDMPFLESNDIFNMLKYFYYSHKNIGAMFTDNRPSNPAIFSSKYINDILSLENDVGAIRIIKKNIEDCFFYTIDENKLKDIDTREDLL, from the coding sequence ATGTCTGAAATTATTATTGTATGCGGTGCCGGAGGTAAAACCTCTTATATAAGACAAATAGCAGAAGATAATAAAGATAAAAAAGTAGTAATCACAACCACTACTAAAATATTCAAACCTAAAAACTATACAGAAACTATAAATAATCATTCCTTTGATAATGATAATATTATTGTACTTGGAAAAGAGTATGATGAAAAAAAATTAATGTATGCTGGTGATGTAGAGTTAGAGAATGCAATTAAATATGCTGACATTGTTTTAATAGAGGCTGATGGGGCAAAATACCATCCTTTGAAAATACCTAATGCTGAAGAGCCTGTTATACCAAAGTTCTTATATGCAAGAATATCTCAAATAGTTATTATTATGGGGCTTCATAGCTTAGGAAGAAAATTTAAAGAGGTTTGTTTCAGATATAATTTATGCAGTGAAATAGAGCCTGAAAGAATAGTTGATTTAGATACTATTAATTATATAGCTGATAAATATTATATTAATAAACTTAGATGTAAATGCAGTAATATAAAACTATATTTAAATGATTTTTCAAAGAATAATTATATTTATTATAAAAAAACAGCTTTTATTATATTAGCATCTGGTAAGAGTGAGCGTTTCAATGGTAACAAATTAATTCATAAATTCAAATCCCTTGATAATAAAACATTATTTGAAAAAACAATAGATAAAATATCTGATGTGAGAAAATTATTTAAAGAAAATGAAAAGCTAAAAAATATAGAAACTTTTGTAATAGTTGTAAGCGTATATGATGATATAATAAATAAAAAATTTGAAAATAAAGATTATTATGCTTTTTATAATGATAATCGTAATGAAGGAATAAGTGCTTCTATAAAACTAGGCATTAATGAGGCATTAAAATTAAAAGCCGATTCTTTTGCTTTTTTTGTATGCGACATGCCTTTTCTAGAAAGTAATGATATATTCAATATGTTAAAATATTTTTATTATAGTCATAAAAATATAGGTGCTATGTTCACAGATAACAGACCTTCTAATCCTGCTATTTTTTCATCTAAGTATATTAATGATATTTTGAGTTTAGAAAATGATGTTGGTGCAATTAGAATTATAAAAAAGAATATAGAAGATTGTTTTTTTTATACTATAGATGAAAATAAATTAAAAGATATAGATACAAGAGAAGATTTATTATAA
- a CDS encoding uracil-xanthine permease family protein — protein sequence MSTNEKTQDVLFQYEGMPKMSQAFPLAIQHVVAMIVGCVTPALIVSSAAGLKSGSPEQILLVQSSLVFAAISTIIMLFPIPITKNYHIGARLPMIMGVSFAYVSTMQSIARGPEGTGLGVRGLAIIFGAQIIGGIIAIVFGFAVDKIRKLFPPLIAGTVVFTVGLSLYPTAVRYMAGGSTLYKINGEVVPFGSWQYWAVAGITLVAVIFFNQFTKGFLKLASVLFGLIVGYIAAFFFGMINFASVVNAGVFQAPKLIPFGIEFDPSAAIAIALLFAVNSVQAIGDFSATTSGSPIGRMPTDQELKCGITAYGLTNMLCSVFGCLPTATYSQNVGIVVTTKVINRIVLGIAAIIILIAGLFPKFSALLTTIPSCVLGGATIMVFASIAMTGIKLVFTENMGPRNTLIVGLAVALGMGTVQVGGALDTFPAWAKTVFGSSPVVIATCVAIILNVILPKEEAKK from the coding sequence ATGAGTACAAATGAAAAAACTCAAGACGTTTTGTTTCAATACGAAGGTATGCCAAAAATGTCTCAAGCTTTTCCGTTAGCTATTCAGCACGTAGTAGCAATGATCGTTGGTTGTGTTACGCCAGCTCTTATCGTATCCTCTGCTGCTGGTCTTAAAAGCGGAAGTCCAGAGCAAATATTGCTAGTACAATCATCTTTAGTATTTGCTGCTATTTCAACTATTATTATGTTATTTCCTATACCTATTACAAAAAACTATCATATAGGTGCTAGACTTCCTATGATAATGGGTGTTAGTTTTGCTTATGTATCAACTATGCAGTCTATTGCTAGAGGCCCTGAAGGTACTGGTCTTGGTGTTAGAGGACTTGCAATAATTTTTGGAGCTCAAATCATAGGCGGTATAATCGCTATAGTATTTGGTTTTGCTGTTGATAAAATAAGGAAATTATTCCCACCTCTAATTGCTGGTACAGTAGTTTTCACTGTTGGTCTTTCTCTATATCCTACAGCTGTTAGATATATGGCTGGCGGAAGTACTTTGTACAAAATAAATGGTGAAGTTGTTCCTTTCGGTTCTTGGCAGTATTGGGCTGTTGCTGGTATAACTCTTGTAGCAGTTATTTTCTTCAACCAATTTACTAAAGGATTCTTAAAATTAGCTTCTGTATTATTCGGTTTAATAGTAGGATATATAGCTGCTTTCTTCTTTGGCATGATAAACTTTGCAAGTGTTGTTAATGCCGGAGTTTTCCAAGCACCTAAACTTATACCTTTCGGAATAGAGTTTGACCCTTCTGCTGCTATCGCTATAGCTCTTTTATTTGCTGTTAACTCTGTTCAGGCAATAGGAGACTTCTCTGCTACTACTTCAGGAAGCCCTATAGGAAGAATGCCTACTGACCAAGAATTAAAATGCGGTATCACTGCTTATGGTCTTACTAACATGTTATGTTCTGTATTCGGTTGTTTGCCAACTGCTACTTACAGTCAGAACGTTGGTATAGTTGTTACTACTAAAGTTATTAACAGAATCGTTTTAGGTATAGCTGCTATCATAATATTAATAGCTGGTTTATTCCCTAAATTCTCTGCTTTACTTACTACAATACCTTCTTGTGTATTAGGAGGAGCTACTATAATGGTATTTGCTTCTATCGCTATGACTGGTATTAAATTGGTATTCACTGAAAATATGGGACCTAGAAACACATTAATAGTTGGACTTGCTGTTGCTTTAGGTATGGGTACTGTTCAGGTTGGCGGTGCTTTAGATACTTTCCCTGCTTGGGCTAAAACTGTATTCGGAAGCAGCCCTGTTGTTATAGCTACTTGTGTTGCTATTATACTTAACGTTATTCTTCCTAAAGAGGAAGCTAAAAAATAA
- a CDS encoding FAD binding domain-containing protein translates to MAVTLKAKNINEALDFRSANDSIVFAGGTDLMVEHLRGSNLIAKFDKPILFINDIDELKGVKEDENNIIIGALTTFDEIIKSDLTPQVLKDSASGIAGPPIRNIATIGGNICNASPSADSLPSLYAMDAVLILKSKNSQREVKIKDFITGVSKTILKNDEILTHIMIPKKDYKYSFYRKIGTRKANALSKLAICALVCKENEKYRFKISFCTLGVTVTRDESIEEKFIVSDIKEWKNNIKSIQEAYSSIMNPRNSARSTALYRKKCALNLIEYFLDNINL, encoded by the coding sequence ATGGCAGTAACTTTAAAAGCTAAAAATATTAATGAAGCATTAGATTTCAGATCTGCAAACGATTCTATAGTTTTTGCAGGCGGTACAGATTTAATGGTGGAACATTTAAGAGGAAGCAATTTAATAGCTAAATTCGATAAGCCTATATTATTTATAAATGATATAGATGAATTAAAAGGCGTAAAAGAAGATGAAAATAATATAATAATAGGTGCCTTAACTACATTTGATGAAATTATTAAATCAGATTTAACTCCTCAGGTATTGAAAGACAGTGCCTCAGGAATAGCAGGACCTCCTATTAGAAATATTGCCACTATAGGCGGAAATATTTGTAATGCCTCACCTTCTGCAGACAGTCTTCCTTCTTTATATGCTATGGATGCAGTTCTAATATTAAAAAGTAAAAATTCACAAAGAGAAGTAAAAATAAAAGATTTTATAACAGGAGTAAGTAAAACCATATTAAAAAATGATGAAATACTTACTCATATTATGATACCAAAAAAAGATTATAAGTATTCTTTTTATAGAAAAATAGGTACTAGAAAAGCTAATGCATTATCTAAACTTGCAATATGTGCATTAGTTTGTAAAGAAAATGAAAAGTACAGATTTAAAATAAGTTTTTGTACATTGGGAGTTACAGTTACAAGAGACGAAAGTATAGAAGAAAAATTTATTGTCTCAGATATTAAAGAATGGAAAAATAATATCAAATCTATACAGGAAGCATATTCTTCAATTATGAATCCTAGAAACAGTGCTAGGTCAACAGCTTTATATAGGAAGAAATGTGCTTTAAATTTAATAGAATATTTTTTAGATAATATAAATCTATAA
- a CDS encoding (2Fe-2S)-binding protein → MPIKFKVNGNEINTKLDPLTRLIDFIRDELKLTGTKEGCGEGECGACAVLMNGKVVNSCLIPIILCDGKEIITIEGYTETERGKIVTKAFMDEGAVQCGFCTPGMIMSSEAILNSTKGKPTEYEVRKGLSGNLCRCTGYDHIVSAVLRASDMAFKEGKNLWQ, encoded by the coding sequence ATGCCTATAAAATTTAAAGTAAATGGAAATGAAATTAATACAAAATTAGATCCTTTAACTAGATTAATAGATTTTATAAGAGATGAATTAAAACTTACAGGTACTAAAGAAGGATGCGGAGAAGGAGAATGCGGAGCTTGTGCCGTGCTTATGAATGGAAAAGTAGTAAACTCTTGTTTAATACCTATAATTTTATGCGATGGAAAAGAAATCATAACAATAGAAGGATATACAGAAACAGAAAGAGGTAAAATAGTAACAAAAGCTTTTATGGATGAAGGTGCAGTACAATGCGGTTTCTGTACTCCGGGAATGATAATGTCATCCGAAGCTATTTTAAACTCTACTAAAGGAAAACCTACAGAATATGAAGTAAGAAAAGGTTTATCAGGAAACTTATGCAGATGCACTGGATATGATCATATAGTAAGTGCTGTATTAAGAGCTTCCGATATGGCTTTTAAGGAGGGTAAAAATTTATGGCAGTAA
- a CDS encoding xanthine dehydrogenase family protein molybdopterin-binding subunit, producing the protein METLIKELKNSVSRVDALDKITGKTKYLNDIDFGKEVLHAKIVHSTKARAKILKINIPELPEGYSVIDYKDVPGKNAATMIISDWRPFADDNVRYIGETILLIVGPDKNVVYDIAEKVTIEYEDLEPVLNIEDSKKLLGGPIYGDDNIFISFKAGYGDVDEAFKKAKTIIEETYHTPYQEHLYMEVNGTVGVWENDGVTLYSSTQCPYYVQKAVAPVLGVEDSKVRVISPTIGGGFGGKEHYPDILSAAVAVAVHKLKKTVKLILDRQFDLAYSVKRQPAQITTKIALDENNNIIALDVVSDMDAGAYESSSRVIMQRCTYTAANVYHFPNVRVLGRLYCTNNVPSCAFRGFGGPQAIFAIERTMDNIANKINVDPIELKRKYFVKQNDPTITGGIFHDNIILPKMLDLALKESDYENKVKKYKDDMYRGIGISCFLHGCAFTGSGERDIIKAKLKLKKKGNKVTILTSNTEIGQGLHTTFRKIAAYNLQIPLEDVDISVYDTNVIPNTGPTVASRSVMIVGYLIQEACKKLKDKWNESEEIEIIEEYKHPSHLVDWDSTNLRGDAYPTYGLGINVVEVEIDKFTLEVKIVGVWAVFDCGYPIDEKIVEGQIKGGVSQALGWGALENIVNKDGRFLQVKMSDYMIPTSLDLPEIKTYIMGEPYQYGPSGAKGIGEITFDGAASAYASAMENALKHHFTKIPILPENIAEVI; encoded by the coding sequence ATGGAAACTCTAATTAAAGAATTGAAAAATTCTGTATCAAGAGTAGATGCTCTTGATAAGATAACAGGAAAAACTAAGTATTTGAATGATATTGATTTTGGAAAAGAAGTCCTGCATGCCAAAATAGTTCATTCTACAAAGGCAAGAGCAAAAATACTAAAAATCAATATTCCTGAACTTCCTGAAGGTTATTCTGTAATAGATTATAAAGATGTTCCGGGTAAAAATGCCGCTACTATGATTATATCTGACTGGCGTCCTTTTGCTGATGATAATGTTAGATATATTGGAGAAACAATACTTCTTATTGTAGGCCCTGATAAAAATGTAGTATATGATATAGCCGAAAAAGTTACAATAGAATATGAAGATTTAGAACCTGTATTAAATATAGAAGACTCCAAAAAATTACTAGGCGGTCCTATATATGGAGATGATAATATATTCATTTCATTTAAAGCAGGATACGGCGATGTTGATGAAGCTTTCAAAAAAGCTAAAACAATAATAGAAGAAACATATCATACACCATATCAAGAACATTTATATATGGAAGTTAATGGAACTGTAGGTGTTTGGGAAAATGACGGAGTAACTTTATATTCATCTACACAATGTCCATATTATGTACAAAAGGCAGTTGCTCCTGTTCTTGGTGTTGAAGATTCAAAGGTAAGGGTAATATCACCTACTATAGGCGGAGGATTCGGAGGAAAAGAACATTATCCTGATATACTATCCGCTGCAGTTGCTGTTGCCGTACATAAACTAAAAAAAACAGTTAAACTTATATTAGACAGACAATTTGATTTAGCTTATAGTGTAAAAAGACAGCCTGCTCAAATCACAACTAAAATTGCTCTTGATGAAAATAATAATATCATTGCTCTTGATGTAGTTTCAGATATGGATGCTGGTGCTTATGAATCAAGCTCAAGAGTTATTATGCAAAGATGTACTTACACTGCTGCTAATGTATATCATTTCCCTAATGTTAGAGTTTTGGGAAGATTATACTGTACTAATAATGTACCTAGCTGTGCATTCAGAGGATTCGGCGGACCTCAGGCTATATTTGCTATAGAAAGAACTATGGATAATATAGCTAATAAAATAAATGTTGATCCTATAGAGCTTAAAAGAAAATATTTCGTAAAACAAAATGATCCTACCATAACAGGCGGAATATTTCATGATAATATAATACTTCCTAAAATGCTTGATTTAGCTTTAAAAGAATCTGATTATGAAAACAAAGTAAAAAAATATAAAGATGATATGTACAGAGGAATAGGAATATCTTGTTTCTTGCATGGATGTGCTTTCACAGGAAGCGGAGAAAGAGATATAATCAAAGCTAAATTAAAGTTAAAGAAAAAAGGAAATAAAGTAACAATACTGACATCAAATACAGAAATAGGTCAGGGACTTCATACCACATTCAGAAAAATAGCTGCTTATAATCTTCAAATACCATTGGAAGATGTGGATATATCTGTATATGATACAAATGTAATTCCAAATACAGGTCCTACAGTAGCTTCACGTTCAGTTATGATAGTTGGATATTTAATACAGGAAGCATGTAAAAAATTAAAAGATAAATGGAATGAATCTGAAGAAATAGAAATAATAGAAGAATATAAACACCCTTCGCATTTAGTTGATTGGGATAGTACTAATTTAAGAGGAGATGCCTACCCTACTTACGGACTTGGAATAAATGTTGTTGAAGTAGAAATAGATAAATTTACATTAGAAGTAAAAATCGTAGGTGTATGGGCTGTATTTGACTGCGGATATCCAATAGATGAAAAAATAGTTGAAGGTCAGATAAAAGGCGGTGTTTCTCAGGCGCTTGGCTGGGGTGCTTTAGAAAATATAGTAAATAAAGACGGAAGATTCTTACAGGTAAAAATGTCTGATTATATGATACCAACTTCTTTAGACTTGCCTGAAATAAAAACATATATTATGGGAGAGCCTTATCAATATGGTCCTTCTGGTGCAAAAGGAATAGGAGAAATTACTTTTGACGGTGCTGCAAGTGCTTATGCATCTGCTATGGAAAATGCTTTGAAACATCATTTTACAAAAATTCCTATTCTGCCTGAAAACATAGCGGAGGTGATATAA